In the Rhodothermia bacterium genome, one interval contains:
- a CDS encoding carboxypeptidase regulatory-like domain-containing protein: MVISTSIRRTTLRFLAFGDPNINFSMRFLVVFFMVGLFLTGCQRTQKLNKPEVGIVSVKDVLPEMPSSPQSPKPVKANKNETEKPKNVYSETAKTTDGTKYGQPEAGMALLRITVADVSGTPVRATIAFERGITYGYRLFRQVPPGVYRLEAMATGYKPKRQTITVLSGQVVNQTLFLEKEKL, from the coding sequence ATGGTAATTTCCACGTCAATCCGCAGAACAACATTACGCTTTTTGGCTTTTGGAGACCCCAATATCAACTTTTCCATGCGTTTTTTGGTGGTTTTTTTCATGGTGGGGCTATTTCTGACTGGGTGTCAGCGTACACAAAAATTGAACAAGCCGGAGGTGGGTATAGTGTCCGTGAAAGACGTTCTTCCTGAAATGCCTTCTTCTCCACAGTCACCAAAGCCTGTGAAAGCCAACAAGAATGAGACAGAAAAGCCAAAAAATGTTTATTCGGAGACGGCCAAAACCACCGATGGGACTAAATATGGCCAACCGGAGGCGGGAATGGCGCTTCTGCGGATAACCGTTGCCGATGTTTCGGGTACGCCCGTTCGGGCGACAATTGCTTTTGAGCGGGGGATAACCTATGGATACCGGCTTTTTAGGCAGGTTCCACCCGGTGTTTATCGCTTGGAGGCTATGGCTACGGGCTATAAGCCGAAACGTCAAACGATTACTGTTTTGTCTGGCCAAGTGGTGAACCAAACATTATTCCTTGAAAAAGAAAAGCTATAA
- a CDS encoding RsmD family RNA methyltransferase, whose product MGRKGKMVYQNEIERYICDWPAYTLMDSGKGERLERFGPYVLRRQDPRAWWQKDLPEEEWQKADATFVEQRDERGKWHFKRPMPDSWGMDFGEISLEARFTDMSKHVGVFPEHAPHWELVSNRIKASGKPFRLLNLFGYTGVASLVAAASGAQVTHVDASPKAVEWGKSSQKRAGLEEEPIRWIVDDALKFALREGRRGRVYNGILLDPPKYGRGPKGEIWKVEQGLPPLLEACKALLHPENGFLLLTMYATEDTASTVGNLLFDLFKERSGKIRIGELVIPHADSSKQLSVSICGIWEGT is encoded by the coding sequence TTGGGACGGAAGGGAAAAATGGTGTATCAAAATGAAATTGAGCGGTATATCTGTGATTGGCCGGCTTATACCTTGATGGATTCTGGGAAGGGTGAAAGGTTAGAGCGATTTGGGCCTTATGTGCTACGTCGGCAGGATCCACGGGCTTGGTGGCAAAAAGATTTACCCGAAGAGGAGTGGCAAAAGGCGGATGCAACCTTCGTGGAACAGCGAGATGAGCGGGGAAAATGGCATTTCAAGCGGCCAATGCCCGATTCATGGGGGATGGATTTTGGCGAAATATCGTTAGAAGCGCGCTTTACAGATATGTCTAAGCATGTAGGTGTTTTTCCGGAACACGCTCCCCATTGGGAATTGGTTTCGAACCGAATAAAAGCGTCTGGTAAACCTTTTAGGTTGCTCAATTTGTTTGGTTATACGGGCGTAGCCTCGTTGGTGGCCGCCGCATCAGGGGCGCAGGTCACGCATGTGGATGCTTCTCCAAAAGCGGTGGAGTGGGGGAAAAGTAGCCAAAAAAGGGCTGGTTTAGAAGAAGAACCGATTCGCTGGATTGTGGACGATGCTTTAAAATTTGCGCTGCGTGAAGGTCGAAGAGGTAGAGTGTATAATGGAATCTTGTTGGATCCACCCAAATATGGACGTGGTCCAAAAGGTGAAATCTGGAAAGTTGAACAAGGTTTACCGCCGTTATTGGAAGCCTGTAAAGCGCTCCTGCATCCCGAAAATGGCTTTTTACTCTTGACCATGTACGCAACCGAGGATACCGCCTCTACGGTAGGGAACCTGCTTTTTGATCTATTTAAAGAACGCTCTGGGAAAATTCGTATTGGCGAATTGGTGATTCCTCATGCAGATAGTAGCAAGCAACTCTCTGTCTCAATTTGTGGTATTTGGGAAGGGACGTGA
- a CDS encoding gamma carbonic anhydrase family protein — protein sequence MIREFLGIFPTFNDKNWIAPSADVIGDVVLGEESSIWFNATVRGDVNRIRIGDFSNVQDNAVVHVTNRTAPTKIGNYVTVGHSAVVHGCTIEDNVLVGMGAIILDHAIIGRDSIVGAKALVTSRTVVPPRSLVVGSPAKVVRELTDEEVAYVRKFADNYVHYSAIYRGDHVPETNPFYDIHAPEA from the coding sequence ATGATTCGTGAATTTCTGGGAATATTCCCAACGTTTAACGACAAGAACTGGATAGCTCCATCGGCGGATGTGATTGGTGATGTGGTGCTTGGAGAAGAAAGTAGCATTTGGTTTAATGCCACCGTTCGAGGAGATGTGAACCGTATTCGGATCGGGGACTTCTCGAATGTGCAGGACAATGCCGTAGTACATGTTACAAACCGAACAGCACCAACAAAAATTGGCAATTACGTAACTGTTGGGCATAGTGCGGTGGTACATGGCTGCACGATAGAAGACAATGTTTTGGTTGGCATGGGAGCCATTATATTGGATCATGCCATTATTGGTCGAGACTCGATTGTGGGTGCAAAAGCATTGGTTACGAGCCGGACGGTCGTTCCGCCGCGATCCTTAGTCGTTGGTTCTCCGGCAAAAGTGGTGCGCGAATTGACGGACGAAGAGGTGGCCTATGTCCGTAAATTTGCAGATAATTATGTCCATTATAGTGCAATCTATCGCGGTGATCACGTACCGGAGACGAATCCATTTTATGATATTCATGCACCGGAGGCATAA